A single region of the Salarchaeum japonicum genome encodes:
- the secF gene encoding protein translocase subunit SecF encodes MPSFEVPEVDFSRYSNRQLLVPPLAALLVALVVLAGAFALTGTPVPLGIEFTGGTELTVTSPASQSAVVSTFSQHPPESVRAIPSRPDTYVLTFQAETGQTQAALQDYIRQRVAASSVQMETEGLRTTSATFGANNQEFALIGLLIAFAGMSAVVFVLFRSLVPSLAVVASAFSDIVIPLALMNLFGISLSLGTVAALLMLIGYSVDSDILLTNHVLRRSGSFYESVDRAFKTGATMTTTSLVAMIVMTIVAYLFGIELLTSIGMILAFGLATDLMNTYMLNLSLLRWYKYEGVAR; translated from the coding sequence ATGCCATCGTTCGAGGTTCCGGAGGTGGACTTCAGCCGGTACTCGAACCGCCAACTCTTGGTGCCACCGCTCGCCGCGCTCCTGGTGGCGTTGGTGGTTCTCGCCGGCGCGTTCGCCCTCACCGGAACGCCGGTTCCCCTCGGCATCGAGTTCACGGGTGGAACCGAACTCACGGTCACGTCTCCCGCATCGCAATCAGCAGTCGTCTCGACGTTCAGCCAGCACCCGCCGGAGTCCGTTCGCGCAATCCCCTCGCGTCCCGACACGTACGTGTTGACGTTCCAGGCGGAGACCGGACAGACGCAGGCCGCGCTTCAGGACTACATCCGTCAGCGCGTCGCCGCGTCCTCCGTCCAGATGGAGACGGAGGGCCTCCGCACCACGTCCGCGACGTTCGGCGCGAACAACCAGGAGTTCGCGCTCATCGGACTCCTCATCGCGTTCGCGGGCATGAGCGCCGTCGTCTTCGTGCTGTTCCGGTCGCTCGTCCCGAGCCTCGCGGTCGTCGCGTCCGCGTTCAGTGACATCGTGATTCCGCTCGCGCTGATGAACCTCTTCGGCATCTCGCTCTCCCTCGGCACGGTCGCCGCGCTCCTGATGCTCATCGGGTACAGCGTTGACTCCGACATCCTCCTCACGAACCACGTGCTCAGGCGCTCCGGGAGCTTCTACGAGAGCGTCGACCGCGCGTTCAAGACCGGCGCGACGATGACCACCACGTCTCTCGTGGCGATGATCGTGATGACCATCGTCGCGTACCTGTTCGGCATCGAACTCCTGACCTCCATCGGGATGATACTCGCCTTCGGCCTCGCAACCGACCTGATGAACACCTACATGTTGAACCTCAGCCTGCTCCGCTGGTACAAGTACGAGGGGGTGGCGCGATGA
- a CDS encoding preprotein translocase subunit SecD, whose protein sequence is MIRENWRVVLLCVLVVGSGIALFAPGVAGNNSGTAAAQPTNLQYGIQLDGGTRIRAPVTGLTATVDNVTADNQLDVQTTVANELGLEQSQVRARTTLDTVEVYAEVNETPFRNALAATNVSVTEIRDGVTAPTRETIVDVLQDKLDQTGLGGTTVQQIQSSQTGEHYILVEVPGQNVSDVRQLVTERGSVRQDAYFPRNGSMVNETVLTSSDLKSASIGTPYRSQTLGPVVPVTLTEPVAADFAAAMRQYGFTSNEGVSNCRYESNPNATQYCLLTVNDGEVVYSSSMGADLAQSMENGDFVTNPQFVIQADTLEDARQLQVDLRAGALPSTLDLDRGTTYYISPSLAERFKPLSFLTGFIAALAVGVVVYLRYGEARVAVPMVATALCEVVVLLGFASLTQLALDLSHIAGFIAVIGTGVDDLIIIADEVMTEEVSSSRVFQSRFRKALWIIGAAAATTIIAMSPLAFLSLGDLRGFAIVTILGVLVGVLVTRPAYGDILRRLLTDDR, encoded by the coding sequence ATGATTCGCGAGAACTGGCGCGTCGTCCTGCTCTGCGTGCTCGTCGTCGGGAGCGGCATCGCGCTGTTCGCGCCCGGGGTCGCCGGGAACAACTCGGGAACCGCGGCCGCACAGCCGACGAACCTCCAGTACGGCATCCAGCTCGACGGCGGTACCCGCATCCGCGCGCCGGTCACCGGACTGACCGCGACCGTCGATAACGTCACCGCGGACAACCAGCTCGACGTGCAGACCACCGTCGCGAACGAACTCGGCCTCGAACAGAGCCAGGTTCGCGCGCGCACCACCCTCGACACGGTCGAGGTGTACGCCGAGGTGAACGAGACGCCGTTCCGGAACGCGCTCGCGGCGACGAACGTCTCCGTCACCGAGATACGGGACGGCGTCACCGCGCCGACGCGCGAGACCATCGTGGACGTCCTCCAGGACAAACTCGACCAGACGGGACTCGGCGGGACGACCGTCCAGCAGATCCAGTCCTCGCAGACCGGCGAGCACTACATCCTCGTCGAGGTGCCGGGACAGAACGTCTCGGACGTCCGCCAGCTCGTCACGGAACGCGGGAGCGTGCGCCAGGACGCGTACTTCCCGCGGAACGGCTCGATGGTGAACGAGACGGTGCTCACGTCGAGCGACCTCAAGTCCGCGAGCATCGGCACGCCCTACCGGAGTCAGACGCTCGGTCCCGTGGTTCCGGTGACGCTCACGGAACCGGTCGCGGCGGACTTCGCGGCGGCGATGCGCCAGTACGGCTTCACGTCGAACGAGGGCGTCAGCAACTGCCGGTACGAGTCCAACCCGAACGCGACCCAGTACTGCCTGCTCACCGTGAACGACGGCGAGGTCGTCTACTCGTCCTCGATGGGCGCTGACCTCGCGCAGAGCATGGAGAACGGCGACTTCGTGACGAACCCGCAGTTCGTCATTCAGGCGGACACGCTCGAAGACGCCCGCCAGCTCCAGGTCGACCTGCGCGCCGGCGCGCTCCCCTCGACGCTCGACCTCGACCGGGGGACGACGTACTACATCTCGCCCAGCCTCGCGGAGCGGTTCAAGCCGCTGTCCTTCCTGACGGGGTTCATCGCGGCGCTCGCGGTGGGTGTCGTGGTCTACCTCCGGTACGGGGAGGCCCGGGTGGCGGTGCCGATGGTGGCGACCGCGCTCTGTGAGGTCGTCGTCCTGCTCGGGTTCGCCTCGCTCACCCAGTTGGCGCTCGACCTCTCGCACATCGCGGGGTTCATCGCGGTCATCGGAACGGGGGTGGACGACCTCATCATCATCGCCGACGAGGTGATGACGGAGGAGGTGTCGTCCAGCAGGGTGTTCCAGAGCCGGTTCCGGAAGGCGCTCTGGATTATCGGGGCCGCGGCCGCGACGACCATCATCGCGATGAGTCCGCTCGCGTTCCTCAGCCTCGGCGACCTCCGCGGGTTCGCCATCGTCACCATCCTCGGCGTCCTCGTCGGGGTGCTGGTGACGCGGCCGGCGTACGGTGACATCCTCCGCCGCCTCCTCACCGACGACCGCTAA
- a CDS encoding sensor histidine kinase, whose protein sequence is MNVRRAAASSTISLTGLAVVAVVVAHVVTAAPPLVGVTVSALGAAVGLAVAALGYAVYRFEFTVRQTARIAGWNLLGVVVIALALALIYAYQDAVGSPPSTPVFSGTVLVAISSLAHVLIGINDARRIRAGALERERRKLSVLSRLVRHDLRTISQYLYGDASRARAAETQAERDAVADDIRETAADLGGLHDNLQTLRELVETDSADAAPADVASLVADAVASVRDDYPDAEIDLDAPESAPARAGEYVADAVRELVENAVEHTDGPVTVAVTREDGWVSVAVRDAGDGVPESEREIVLGERDITQLRHASGLGLWVAKWVADAYDGDLSFDDGVVRLRFRSR, encoded by the coding sequence ATGAACGTCCGCCGCGCCGCCGCCAGTTCCACCATCAGTCTCACCGGTCTCGCGGTGGTCGCGGTCGTCGTCGCGCACGTCGTCACGGCCGCCCCGCCGCTCGTGGGGGTGACCGTGTCGGCGCTCGGCGCGGCCGTCGGTCTCGCCGTGGCCGCGCTCGGGTACGCGGTGTACCGCTTCGAGTTCACGGTGCGCCAGACGGCTCGCATCGCGGGGTGGAACCTGCTCGGCGTCGTCGTCATCGCGCTCGCGCTCGCCCTCATCTACGCCTACCAGGACGCGGTCGGGTCGCCGCCCTCGACGCCCGTGTTCTCGGGGACGGTGCTCGTCGCCATCAGCTCGCTCGCGCACGTCCTCATCGGCATCAACGACGCGCGCCGCATCCGCGCCGGCGCGCTCGAACGCGAACGCCGCAAGCTCTCCGTGCTCTCCCGGCTGGTGCGTCACGACCTCCGAACCATCAGCCAGTACCTGTACGGGGACGCGAGCCGCGCCCGCGCCGCGGAGACGCAGGCGGAGCGGGACGCGGTCGCGGACGACATCAGGGAGACGGCGGCCGACCTCGGCGGCTTGCACGACAACCTCCAGACGCTCCGCGAACTCGTGGAGACCGACAGCGCGGACGCCGCGCCCGCGGACGTCGCGAGCCTCGTCGCGGACGCGGTGGCGTCGGTGCGCGACGACTACCCGGACGCCGAAATCGACCTCGACGCGCCCGAGTCCGCGCCGGCGCGCGCCGGCGAGTACGTCGCGGACGCCGTGCGCGAACTCGTGGAGAACGCGGTCGAACACACGGACGGCCCCGTGACGGTCGCCGTCACCCGCGAGGACGGCTGGGTGTCCGTCGCGGTGCGGGACGCGGGCGACGGCGTGCCGGAGAGCGAGCGCGAAATCGTGCTCGGCGAGCGCGACATCACGCAGTTGCGGCACGCGAGCGGCCTGGGGCTCTGGGTTGCGAAGTGGGTGGCGGACGCCTACGACGGCGACCTCTCCTTCGACGACGGCGTCGTCCGCCTGCGGTTCAGAAGTCGCTGA
- the nucS gene encoding endonuclease NucS, which yields MAAEHHETPDAETLANVVETGLHEGAIVTLQAECEVEYDGRTSGYLGPGDRLLVCKPDGTLLVHQPDGHKPVNWMPAGGTVSARESDGDLVVVARRVNPRERVEVRLIEAYGVTRYDADDAAEYEESGTEDEMHAYIEAHPDELEEGLRVVEHERETKYGFIDFFATDSEGNPVVVEVKRIQATLNHFDQLKRYVSLYEDNDEVRGMLVAPSASERVRRALRDSGLEFVELAEFDRDATGTTDAKLSDF from the coding sequence ATGGCGGCCGAGCACCACGAGACGCCGGACGCGGAGACGCTCGCGAACGTCGTGGAGACTGGACTGCACGAGGGCGCGATAGTGACGCTGCAGGCCGAGTGCGAGGTCGAGTACGACGGCCGCACGTCGGGCTACCTCGGCCCGGGCGACCGCCTCCTCGTCTGCAAGCCCGACGGCACCCTGCTCGTCCACCAGCCGGACGGCCACAAGCCCGTGAACTGGATGCCCGCCGGCGGCACCGTCTCCGCCCGCGAGTCGGACGGCGACCTCGTCGTCGTCGCGCGCCGCGTCAACCCCCGCGAGCGCGTCGAAGTCCGCCTCATCGAGGCCTACGGCGTCACTCGCTACGACGCGGACGACGCGGCCGAGTACGAGGAGTCCGGCACCGAGGACGAGATGCACGCCTACATCGAAGCGCACCCGGACGAACTCGAAGAAGGTTTGAGAGTCGTCGAACACGAGCGCGAGACGAAGTACGGCTTCATCGACTTCTTCGCCACCGACTCGGAGGGCAACCCCGTCGTCGTCGAGGTGAAGCGCATCCAGGCGACGCTCAACCACTTCGACCAGCTGAAGCGGTACGTCTCGCTCTACGAGGACAACGACGAAGTCAGGGGGATGCTGGTCGCGCCCTCCGCCTCGGAGCGCGTGCGGCGCGCGCTCCGGGATTCCGGACTGGAGTTCGTGGAACTCGCGGAGTTCGACCGGGACGCGACGGGGACGACGGACGCGAAACTCAGCGACTTCTGA
- the rnhB gene encoding ribonuclease HII produces the protein MYKFGVDEAGKGPVLGSMFAACVVADSDALPEGLRDSKKLTPAWREELDAALRDTEGVRIGVAEVPVERIDDPGTDMNTLTVDAHAAAIDAADADGRGIVDAGDTSEERFATRVMEAAERDVAVTAEHGADDAHSIVAAASVVAKVARDAHVDALADEYGDVGSGYPSDPTTREFLAEYVRAHGELPACARTSWSTCEDVLAAAEQAALSEF, from the coding sequence ATGTATAAGTTCGGCGTGGACGAGGCCGGGAAGGGCCCGGTGCTGGGGTCGATGTTCGCCGCGTGCGTCGTCGCCGACAGCGACGCACTCCCCGAGGGCCTGCGGGACTCGAAGAAACTCACGCCCGCGTGGCGCGAGGAACTGGACGCCGCGCTCCGCGACACGGAGGGCGTCCGTATCGGCGTCGCGGAGGTTCCCGTCGAGCGCATCGACGACCCCGGGACGGACATGAACACGCTCACCGTGGACGCGCACGCGGCCGCCATCGACGCCGCGGACGCCGACGGACGGGGTATCGTGGACGCCGGCGACACCTCCGAGGAGCGGTTCGCGACCAGAGTGATGGAGGCGGCCGAGCGCGACGTCGCGGTGACGGCGGAGCACGGCGCGGACGACGCCCACAGTATCGTGGCAGCGGCGAGCGTCGTCGCGAAAGTCGCGCGGGACGCGCACGTCGACGCGCTCGCCGACGAGTACGGCGACGTGGGGAGCGGCTACCCGAGCGACCCGACTACCAGAGAGTTTCTCGCGGAATACGTGCGCGCTCACGGAGAGCTTCCGGCGTGTGCGCGGACGTCGTGGAGCACCTGTGAGGACGTGCTGGCGGCGGCCGAGCAGGCGGCGCTCTCCGAGTTCTAG
- a CDS encoding tRNA pseudouridine(54/55) synthase Pus10 yields MSVIEDARAVVAEGPVCDPCLGRCFADRSFGLTNRERGRALRTAVAIDDDDPHEPADDCWVCEGLSREFDAWAERITDELAGTEFASYQVGTKTPPLVEENERLLRESAGLDADAGEAFKSEFNREVGKRVGRKTGADVDFDRPDVLAVVDLADDEVDVQVNPAFVYGRYRKLARGIPQTEWPCGDCGGGGLRGDEVCPTCKGTGYQYPLSVEQLTAPVVEDAMDGTESKFHGAGREDIDALMLGTGRPFVVEVKNPRKRLLDADDLEDEINAFAGGKAEVEGLRLATYEMVERVKEHDADKTYRAEIEFDAPVESEAFAAALADLEGATIEQRTPERVSHRRADKVRERRVLDISGDLDDDTHATVEVLGEGGLYIKELVSGDAGRTTPSLAGLLDTGAVVTALDVVSVTGEDEPFERDEFFLDV; encoded by the coding sequence ATGAGTGTTATCGAGGACGCGCGTGCGGTCGTGGCCGAGGGCCCGGTCTGCGACCCGTGTCTGGGGCGGTGTTTCGCGGACAGGAGTTTCGGGTTGACGAACCGCGAACGCGGCCGGGCGTTGCGGACGGCGGTCGCCATCGACGACGACGACCCGCACGAACCCGCGGACGACTGCTGGGTCTGCGAGGGGTTGTCGCGGGAGTTCGACGCGTGGGCGGAACGCATCACGGACGAACTCGCGGGGACGGAGTTCGCGTCCTACCAGGTCGGGACGAAGACGCCGCCGCTCGTGGAGGAGAACGAACGCCTCCTCCGGGAGTCCGCGGGCCTCGACGCCGATGCGGGCGAGGCGTTCAAGTCCGAGTTCAACCGCGAGGTCGGCAAGCGCGTCGGACGGAAGACGGGCGCTGACGTGGACTTCGACCGGCCGGACGTGCTCGCGGTCGTCGACCTCGCGGACGACGAAGTGGACGTGCAGGTGAATCCCGCGTTCGTCTACGGCCGGTATCGGAAGCTCGCGCGCGGCATCCCGCAGACGGAGTGGCCGTGCGGCGACTGCGGGGGCGGCGGGTTGCGCGGCGACGAGGTGTGTCCGACCTGCAAGGGAACGGGCTACCAGTACCCGTTGAGCGTCGAGCAGTTGACCGCGCCCGTCGTCGAGGACGCGATGGACGGCACGGAGTCGAAGTTCCACGGCGCGGGACGGGAGGACATCGACGCGCTGATGCTGGGGACGGGGCGGCCGTTCGTCGTCGAGGTGAAGAACCCCCGGAAGCGCCTGCTCGACGCCGACGACCTCGAAGACGAAATCAACGCGTTCGCGGGCGGGAAGGCCGAAGTCGAGGGACTGCGGCTCGCGACCTACGAGATGGTCGAGCGCGTGAAGGAACACGACGCGGACAAGACGTACCGCGCCGAAATCGAGTTCGACGCGCCCGTCGAGTCCGAGGCGTTCGCGGCCGCGCTCGCCGACCTGGAGGGCGCGACCATCGAACAGCGGACGCCCGAACGCGTCTCCCACCGCCGCGCGGACAAGGTGCGAGAGCGCCGCGTGCTCGACATCTCCGGCGACCTCGACGACGACACGCACGCGACCGTCGAAGTGCTCGGCGAGGGCGGCCTCTACATCAAGGAACTCGTGAGCGGCGACGCGGGGCGGACGACCCCGAGCCTCGCCGGACTGCTCGACACCGGCGCGGTCGTGACGGCGCTCGACGTGGTGTCGGTGACGGGCGAGGACGAACCGTTCGAGCGCGACGAGTTCTTCCTCGATGTATAA
- the trmY gene encoding tRNA (pseudouridine(54)-N(1))-methyltransferase TrmY yields MREFIVLGHDAPTDADFSLDSLPNAGRLDLLCRCVGSSLFLSHDIRDAVQVHLVLRDELTVRFDSRTLRNARPDERNLAGLVRNALDHKNEAIGHREAEPSPGVHISKRGLEPTLDRISDRATVVQLHEAGRPLADAEPPEHPAFVLSDHNDFTPDETDRIQQHADQRVRVGPHAIHADHTIAVANNYLDTDAYTTY; encoded by the coding sequence ATGCGCGAGTTCATCGTCCTCGGCCACGACGCCCCGACGGACGCCGACTTCTCCCTCGATTCGCTCCCGAACGCCGGCCGCCTCGACCTCCTCTGCCGCTGCGTCGGCTCCAGCCTCTTCCTCAGTCACGACATCCGCGACGCCGTTCAGGTGCACCTCGTCCTCCGGGACGAACTCACCGTGCGCTTCGACTCCCGAACCCTCCGGAACGCCCGGCCCGACGAGCGCAACCTCGCCGGCCTCGTCCGGAACGCCCTCGACCACAAGAACGAGGCCATCGGCCACCGCGAAGCCGAACCCAGTCCCGGCGTCCACATCTCGAAACGCGGCCTCGAACCCACGCTCGACCGAATCAGCGACCGCGCCACCGTCGTCCAACTCCACGAGGCCGGCCGGCCGCTCGCCGACGCCGAACCCCCCGAACACCCCGCGTTCGTCCTCTCCGACCACAACGACTTCACCCCCGACGAAACCGACCGCATCCAACAGCATGCCGACCAGCGCGTCCGCGTCGGCCCGCACGCCATCCACGCCGACCACACCATCGCCGTCGCGAACAACTACCTCGACACCGACGCCTACACCACCTACTAG
- a CDS encoding NUDIX domain-containing protein, giving the protein MTEELAWETRSREVAYSCPGFDVVREDVSLPDGTETDFDYLSEPPAVVVLPFTEDGEVVVVEEWRQAVGRVNRGLPAGGTEPEDADDLAAAARRELREETGYEADSLEPLTTVEPANGYADSVHHHFVARGCTPTGEQDLDHDETIRVDTAAFDDLVAAAAAGDVRDARTVVGVLTYHVS; this is encoded by the coding sequence ATGACCGAGGAGTTGGCGTGGGAGACGCGTTCGCGGGAGGTGGCGTACTCGTGTCCGGGGTTCGACGTGGTGCGCGAGGACGTGTCGCTCCCGGACGGCACGGAGACCGATTTCGATTACTTGAGCGAGCCGCCGGCGGTCGTGGTGTTGCCGTTCACCGAGGACGGCGAGGTCGTGGTCGTGGAGGAGTGGCGGCAGGCGGTCGGGCGCGTGAACCGCGGGCTTCCCGCGGGCGGCACGGAGCCCGAGGACGCCGACGACCTGGCGGCGGCGGCGCGCCGCGAACTCCGCGAGGAGACCGGCTACGAGGCGGACTCTCTCGAACCGCTCACGACCGTCGAACCGGCGAACGGGTACGCGGACTCCGTCCACCACCACTTCGTCGCGCGCGGCTGCACGCCCACCGGGGAGCAAGACCTCGACCACGACGAGACCATCCGCGTCGATACTGCGGCGTTCGACGACCTCGTCGCGGCCGCGGCCGCCGGTGACGTGCGGGACGCGCGCACGGTCGTCGGCGTCCTCACCTACCACGTCTCCTGA
- a CDS encoding outer membrane protein assembly factor BamB family protein gives MPATRRAFLGAAASLPAWSLPGTALHHDWTYRAPGTIYPPRVTENTLVTAVWGADSERAVGLDPGRGGERWTHPGAVGWQTGGVGDHVVVRTPERDALTGVNPASGAVAWTTTFGDQGETVVRETAVHPDAGTAYAVTDAGVVAVDIASGDERWRVADATGYAAGTAETAALETDGGLVGVRVTDGAERWRHENVAWTTAHDSLGRVVARRMGRLVAWDVDTGAVAWWRGTGSPVGAVDDRMLLRAANARGETEIVAVSPDGSVAWRYGVPDNAGVSATSDALLVFTDGSGESRTVTVVADGRARWQDEFEYAFGLATTSRGELRLPTADGVEARALRDGLVRWRYETPGRGVYAVERGGRAYVGAEAEDGESFELHAVRPPWGGLAAAARWGDRNLGVLGALGGLGAVGAAVAGVRWWRDRRRVEGHVETIERTDDWTTARVESGRVRTEYWNLDESGFRAACEAWRDASDTAGVLALREWGVEPRPWVETSAYAATLADLCERERGLRAVSSAADALSRLDRPHGFIRPASVVLDDGDSETARVRDVGFGALAADAWPNQDDAYAPPETEPTPAGDVYRLGALTHHALTGRPPENHGFADGALDRPVSDDLREVVETALAADPDDRYGTPRRFGEYLAWAAFAQETW, from the coding sequence GTGCCCGCGACTCGACGCGCGTTCCTCGGCGCGGCCGCCTCCCTCCCCGCGTGGTCGCTCCCGGGAACCGCCCTCCATCACGACTGGACGTACCGCGCGCCCGGCACCATCTACCCGCCGCGAGTCACCGAGAACACGCTCGTGACGGCCGTGTGGGGCGCGGACAGCGAGCGCGCCGTCGGCCTCGACCCCGGACGCGGCGGCGAGCGGTGGACGCATCCGGGGGCGGTCGGCTGGCAGACGGGCGGGGTGGGCGACCACGTCGTCGTTCGGACCCCCGAGCGGGACGCGCTCACCGGCGTCAACCCGGCGAGCGGCGCGGTCGCGTGGACGACGACGTTCGGTGACCAGGGGGAGACCGTGGTGCGGGAGACCGCCGTCCACCCCGACGCGGGAACCGCGTACGCGGTCACCGACGCGGGCGTGGTCGCGGTCGATATCGCGTCGGGCGACGAACGATGGCGGGTCGCGGACGCGACCGGGTACGCCGCGGGAACCGCGGAGACCGCCGCTCTCGAAACCGACGGCGGCCTCGTCGGCGTCCGAGTGACGGACGGCGCGGAGCGCTGGCGGCACGAGAACGTCGCGTGGACGACCGCGCACGACTCACTGGGACGCGTGGTTGCGCGACGGATGGGCCGTCTCGTGGCGTGGGACGTGGACACGGGCGCGGTCGCGTGGTGGCGCGGCACCGGGTCGCCCGTCGGAGCCGTCGATGACCGCATGCTCCTCCGGGCGGCGAACGCCCGCGGAGAGACGGAAATCGTCGCCGTTAGTCCGGACGGGAGCGTCGCGTGGCGGTACGGCGTCCCGGACAACGCGGGCGTGAGCGCCACCAGCGACGCCCTGCTCGTGTTCACGGACGGAAGCGGGGAGTCGCGGACGGTGACGGTCGTCGCGGACGGCCGCGCGCGCTGGCAGGACGAGTTCGAGTACGCGTTCGGCCTCGCCACCACCTCCCGCGGGGAGCTCCGCCTGCCGACCGCGGACGGCGTGGAGGCGCGGGCGCTCCGCGACGGCCTGGTTCGCTGGCGGTACGAGACGCCGGGCCGGGGCGTGTACGCCGTCGAGCGCGGCGGCCGCGCGTACGTCGGCGCGGAGGCCGAGGACGGCGAATCGTTCGAACTGCACGCGGTGCGGCCGCCGTGGGGCGGCCTCGCGGCGGCGGCGCGCTGGGGCGACCGGAATCTGGGCGTGCTCGGGGCGCTCGGCGGCCTCGGCGCGGTCGGCGCGGCGGTCGCGGGCGTTCGGTGGTGGCGCGACCGGCGGCGCGTCGAGGGCCACGTCGAAACAATCGAGCGAACCGACGACTGGACGACCGCGCGCGTCGAGAGCGGGCGCGTCCGCACCGAATACTGGAACCTGGACGAGTCGGGGTTCCGGGCGGCGTGCGAGGCGTGGCGGGACGCGAGCGACACCGCGGGCGTGCTCGCGCTCCGCGAGTGGGGGGTGGAGCCGCGGCCGTGGGTGGAGACCTCCGCCTACGCGGCGACGCTCGCCGACCTGTGCGAACGCGAGCGCGGACTCCGCGCGGTGTCGAGCGCGGCGGACGCGCTCTCGCGCCTCGACCGCCCGCACGGATTCATCCGGCCCGCATCGGTCGTCCTCGACGACGGCGACAGCGAAACGGCGCGCGTGCGGGACGTGGGGTTCGGCGCGCTCGCGGCGGACGCGTGGCCGAACCAGGACGACGCGTACGCGCCGCCCGAAACCGAACCGACGCCGGCGGGCGACGTGTACCGGCTCGGCGCGCTCACCCACCACGCGCTCACCGGCCGCCCGCCCGAGAACCACGGGTTCGCGGACGGCGCGCTCGACCGTCCGGTCTCGGACGACCTCCGGGAGGTCGTGGAGACGGCGCTCGCGGCCGACCCCGACGACCGGTACGGGACGCCGCGGCGGTTCGGCGAGTACCTCGCGTGGGCGGCGTTCGCTCAGGAGACGTGGTAG